The Desulfuromonas versatilis genome has a segment encoding these proteins:
- a CDS encoding HAD family hydrolase, giving the protein MLTSLTSVKSIVFDLDGTLYTSDGIAREIHQAAVQVVAESRGISPKEGQSLLDCSRRRLGETLEEEPTLTRICMELGIEVRDLHRAFRRNVHPERYLEADPVLYALLDSLRDDFDLYIYTNNSLPLSQKILALLGVEGLFRRLFTIEFTWVPKPDLESLHKLLEEIGGQPDSFLFIGDRHQVDLKAPARLGIPTLQVNETADLLQIHKLLGIIP; this is encoded by the coding sequence ATGCTGACCAGTCTGACCAGCGTCAAGTCCATCGTCTTCGATCTGGACGGTACGCTTTACACCAGCGACGGAATCGCCCGGGAGATCCACCAGGCGGCTGTCCAGGTTGTCGCCGAATCCCGAGGCATCTCGCCCAAGGAAGGGCAGAGCCTGCTGGACTGCTCCCGGCGGCGGCTCGGCGAGACCCTCGAGGAGGAGCCGACCCTGACCCGCATCTGCATGGAGCTGGGGATCGAGGTCCGCGACCTGCACCGCGCTTTCCGCCGCAACGTTCATCCCGAACGTTACCTCGAAGCCGACCCCGTGCTCTACGCTTTGCTCGATTCTCTGCGCGACGATTTCGATTTATACATCTACACCAACAACAGTCTTCCCCTCTCCCAGAAAATTCTGGCGCTGTTGGGGGTGGAGGGGCTGTTCCGGCGCCTGTTCACCATCGAGTTCACCTGGGTTCCGAAACCCGACCTCGAATCCCTGCACAAACTGCTCGAGGAGATCGGCGGCCAGCCGGATTCCTTCCTGTTCATCGGCGATCGCCATCAGGTCGATCTGAAAGCGCCCGCCAGGCTCGGCATTCCCACCCTGCAGGTTAATGAAACCGCGGACCTGCTGCAGATTCACAAGCTTCTGGGGATCATTCCCT
- a CDS encoding glycerophosphodiester phosphodiesterase: protein MPQGDLFVWAHRGDSAHAPENTLAAFAAAEAAGCDGIELDVHLCRDGVPVVIHDETLQRTTDGRGRVAATWLRQLRELDAGSWYAAAFAGERLPTLREVLEWAEDRLRINIEIKSAAAGMAVLDLLGDFRRARVLISSFDHKLLAALRRDAPELPLGFLVDSRFWRAGLRRAVASGAESFHPRQDTLSRAMLSACRDAGLALYPWTVDDDKRLSELLRLGVDGVFTNDPARAIACARPRRRPGPGW from the coding sequence ATGCCACAAGGCGATCTGTTTGTCTGGGCTCACCGGGGGGATTCCGCCCATGCTCCGGAGAACACCCTGGCGGCTTTTGCCGCCGCCGAGGCGGCCGGTTGCGACGGCATCGAGCTCGACGTGCACCTGTGCCGCGACGGGGTGCCGGTGGTGATCCACGACGAGACCCTGCAGCGCACCACCGATGGCCGGGGGCGGGTGGCCGCCACCTGGCTGCGCCAGCTGCGGGAGCTCGACGCGGGAAGCTGGTACGCTGCGGCTTTTGCCGGTGAGCGCCTGCCGACCCTGCGGGAGGTCCTCGAATGGGCCGAGGACCGGCTGCGGATCAATATCGAAATCAAATCCGCGGCGGCAGGGATGGCGGTGCTTGACCTGCTGGGTGATTTTCGGCGGGCCCGGGTGCTGATTTCCTCCTTTGATCATAAGCTGCTCGCCGCCCTGCGCCGCGACGCGCCAGAACTGCCCCTCGGCTTTCTGGTCGATTCCCGATTCTGGCGCGCTGGCCTCAGGCGTGCCGTGGCCAGCGGCGCCGAGAGTTTCCACCCCCGCCAGGACACCCTCAGCCGGGCCATGCTCAGCGCCTGTCGCGATGCGGGGCTGGCCCTTTACCCCTGGACCGTCGACGATGACAAACGGCTCAGCGAGCTGCTCAGGCTGGGGGTGGACGGCGTCTTCACCAACGACCCGGCCCGCGCGATTGCCTGTGCCCGCCCCCGCCGCCGGCCCGGCCCGGGCTGGTAA
- a CDS encoding YebC/PmpR family DNA-binding transcriptional regulator, which translates to MAGHSKWANIKHRKGAQDAKRGKIFTKLIKEITVAAKIGGGDLDSNPRLRTAVDKAKGENMPKDNIDRAIKKGTGDLEGVNYEEGTFEGYGPGGVAIIVEFMTDNRTRTVADVRHIFTKHNGNLGVSGSVAFLFDRKGLIAFSTDSDFEAIFEAALEAGAEDVKDEGDAYEVITDPADFIDVREALAAKGLKWETAEVTMLPQNMVQLEGKQAEQMLKMMDKLEDNDDVQNVYANFDISDEEIEKVMG; encoded by the coding sequence ATGGCAGGACACAGCAAATGGGCCAACATCAAACACCGCAAGGGCGCCCAGGACGCCAAGCGGGGCAAGATATTCACCAAACTGATCAAGGAGATCACCGTCGCGGCCAAGATCGGCGGCGGCGACCTCGACTCCAACCCCCGCCTGCGCACCGCGGTTGACAAGGCCAAGGGCGAGAACATGCCCAAGGACAACATCGACCGGGCCATCAAGAAGGGGACCGGCGACCTGGAGGGGGTCAACTACGAGGAGGGAACCTTCGAGGGCTACGGTCCCGGCGGGGTGGCGATCATCGTCGAGTTCATGACCGACAACCGCACCCGCACCGTGGCCGACGTCCGGCACATCTTCACCAAGCACAACGGCAACCTCGGGGTCAGCGGCTCGGTCGCCTTCCTGTTCGACCGCAAGGGGCTGATCGCCTTCAGCACCGACAGCGATTTCGAGGCGATTTTCGAAGCGGCTCTGGAAGCCGGCGCCGAGGACGTCAAGGACGAGGGGGATGCCTACGAGGTCATCACCGACCCGGCGGATTTCATCGACGTCCGCGAGGCCCTCGCGGCCAAGGGGCTTAAATGGGAAACCGCCGAAGTCACCATGCTCCCCCAGAACATGGTCCAGCTCGAAGGCAAGCAGGCCGAGCAGATGCTCAAGATGATGGACAAGCTCGAGGACAACGACGACGTCCAGAACGTCTACGCCAACTTCGACATCTCCGACGAGGAGATCGAAAAGGTGATGGGGTAA
- a CDS encoding rhodanese-like domain-containing protein, translated as MRGKFMISLLFLVATIGSAWAAQVGQVNSAESQKLLRQHPGLFLLDVRTPEEYREVRLEGARLIPIDQVVARLREIPFDRPVLVYCAIGSRSSQVADYLVRQGHPEVFNMTGGIWGWQLRGYPVLKGAP; from the coding sequence ATGCGAGGCAAATTCATGATTTCCCTGTTGTTCCTGGTGGCGACCATCGGCTCCGCCTGGGCCGCTCAGGTCGGCCAGGTCAACTCAGCCGAGTCCCAGAAATTGCTGCGCCAGCATCCCGGGCTTTTCCTGCTCGATGTCAGGACGCCCGAGGAGTACCGGGAGGTGCGGCTGGAGGGGGCCCGGCTGATTCCCATCGACCAGGTCGTGGCCCGGCTTCGGGAAATCCCCTTCGACAGACCGGTTCTGGTCTATTGCGCGATAGGCTCGCGCAGCAGCCAGGTCGCGGATTATCTCGTTCGCCAGGGCCATCCCGAGGTTTTCAACATGACCGGCGGCATCTGGGGTTGGCAGCTCAGGGGGTACCCCGTGCTCAAGGGGGCGCCCTGA
- a CDS encoding cytidylate kinase family protein — MAIITISREMGSAGIPIAHKAAEKLGYTLVDGEAIRKVAPDYGLTPEALEKADEKPPAFVEKLDEQIEVDLHQIELIVLEYALKGNVIIYGRGGQDLLKGVSHIFRVRIIAPFEERVERWAEREWLDPDLARTLVRKSDQQRAGFIKYYFDRDWADPLHYDLIINTSRINEDTAVKLICDGVKDPNLVEQKGASKKVLADLIIRKKAEIAILSSHDLDGHHLEIKVKDGVVTLSGHIHGQDEHDAAINLVKGLEGVKKINDQLRVIEYRNYPREH; from the coding sequence ATGGCCATCATCACCATCTCGCGGGAAATGGGCAGCGCAGGCATTCCCATTGCGCACAAGGCTGCGGAAAAACTGGGTTATACCCTGGTTGACGGCGAAGCGATCCGCAAGGTTGCCCCCGATTACGGGCTGACGCCCGAGGCGTTGGAGAAAGCCGACGAAAAGCCGCCGGCCTTCGTGGAAAAGCTCGACGAGCAGATCGAGGTCGATCTGCACCAGATCGAGCTGATCGTTCTGGAATACGCGCTCAAGGGGAACGTGATCATCTACGGGCGCGGCGGTCAGGACCTTCTGAAGGGGGTCAGCCACATATTCCGGGTGCGCATCATCGCCCCCTTCGAAGAGCGCGTCGAACGCTGGGCCGAACGGGAATGGCTCGACCCCGACCTGGCCAGGACCCTGGTCCGCAAGAGCGACCAGCAGCGGGCAGGGTTCATCAAGTACTATTTCGACCGCGACTGGGCCGACCCGCTGCACTACGATCTGATTATCAACACCTCGCGCATCAACGAAGACACCGCGGTCAAGCTCATCTGCGACGGGGTCAAGGATCCCAACCTGGTCGAGCAGAAGGGGGCCTCGAAAAAGGTCCTCGCCGACCTGATCATCCGCAAGAAGGCCGAGATCGCCATCCTCTCCTCCCATGACCTCGACGGCCATCACCTGGAAATCAAGGTCAAGGACGGGGTAGTCACCCTCTCCGGGCACATCCACGGCCAGGATGAACACGATGCCGCCATCAACCTGGTCAAGGGGCTTGAGGGGGTCAAGAAGATCAACGATCAGCTCAGGGTCATCGAATATCGCAATTATCCAAGGGAGCACTGA
- the ruvA gene encoding Holliday junction branch migration protein RuvA encodes MIALLTGEIAYKSIDHLIVDVGGVGYRVVIPLSTFYSLPETGKVRLHVHTHVKEDAIQLFGFLTPGEKEMFGLLIGVSGVGPKLAVNILSNIPSDELMAALAEGNIKRLSAIPGIGKKTAERLVLELKEKIGKLGLAPSAGARKAAPAQAPANALDDTLSALLNLGYKENQAKKVLEAMEIPADTPVEEILKGALKVLAK; translated from the coding sequence ATGATTGCCCTGCTCACCGGCGAGATCGCCTACAAATCCATCGACCATTTGATCGTCGACGTCGGCGGGGTGGGCTACCGCGTCGTGATCCCCCTGTCGACCTTCTATTCCCTGCCCGAAACAGGCAAGGTCCGCCTGCACGTGCACACCCACGTCAAAGAGGACGCGATCCAGCTCTTCGGGTTTCTGACCCCGGGCGAGAAGGAGATGTTCGGCCTGCTCATCGGCGTCTCGGGGGTTGGCCCGAAGCTGGCGGTCAACATCCTCTCCAACATCCCTTCCGATGAGTTGATGGCGGCGCTGGCCGAGGGGAACATCAAGCGGCTCTCGGCGATCCCCGGCATCGGGAAGAAGACCGCCGAGCGCCTGGTGCTCGAGCTCAAGGAAAAAATCGGCAAACTCGGCCTGGCCCCCTCCGCGGGAGCCCGCAAAGCCGCCCCCGCTCAGGCTCCGGCCAACGCCCTTGACGACACCCTGTCGGCCCTGCTCAACCTGGGCTACAAGGAAAACCAGGCGAAAAAAGTCCTCGAGGCCATGGAGATCCCCGCCGACACCCCCGTGGAAGAGATCCTCAAGGGAGCCCTGAAAGTGCTGGCCAAATAA
- the glpX gene encoding class II fructose-bisphosphatase produces the protein MDRNLALELVRVTEAAALACGRWVGKGNKNAADEAATNAMRRTLDSIEINGIVVIGEGEMDEAPMLYIGEKVGNGNEGTEVDIAVDPLEGTNICAKGMNGSIATIALAPRGGFLHAPDMYMEKIAVGPSARGAIDINASPATNLKRVAEAKKCYVEDLTVVILERPRHDKMVNEIRKAGARIHLISDGDVAPAIAAAVEGSGVDLLMGIGGAPEGVLAAAALKCMGGEMQGRLVFMSNEERDRARTMGIEDFDRVYATEDMARGDVFFAATGVTNGDLLRGVRYFSGGADTHSIVMRSKSRTVRFIEAKHFFDHKPIY, from the coding sequence ATGGATCGCAACCTGGCACTGGAACTGGTCAGGGTCACCGAAGCAGCAGCCCTGGCCTGTGGCCGTTGGGTCGGCAAGGGAAACAAGAACGCAGCCGACGAGGCGGCCACCAATGCCATGCGCCGTACGCTGGATTCCATCGAGATCAACGGAATCGTGGTCATCGGCGAGGGGGAGATGGACGAAGCCCCGATGCTCTATATCGGCGAAAAAGTCGGCAACGGCAACGAGGGGACCGAAGTCGACATCGCCGTCGACCCGCTGGAGGGGACCAACATCTGCGCCAAGGGGATGAACGGTTCGATCGCCACCATCGCCCTGGCGCCGCGCGGGGGCTTTCTTCACGCCCCGGACATGTACATGGAGAAAATCGCCGTAGGCCCTTCGGCCCGGGGGGCGATCGATATCAACGCCTCGCCCGCCACCAACCTGAAACGGGTGGCCGAGGCGAAAAAATGTTACGTCGAGGACCTCACCGTGGTTATCCTGGAGCGGCCTCGGCACGACAAGATGGTCAACGAGATCCGCAAGGCCGGCGCCCGGATTCACCTGATCAGCGACGGCGACGTAGCCCCGGCCATCGCTGCGGCCGTCGAGGGCAGCGGCGTCGACCTGCTGATGGGGATCGGCGGAGCACCCGAAGGGGTCCTGGCGGCAGCGGCCCTTAAATGCATGGGCGGGGAGATGCAGGGGCGCCTGGTCTTCATGAGCAACGAGGAACGCGACCGGGCCCGCACCATGGGGATCGAGGATTTCGATCGCGTCTACGCGACCGAGGACATGGCCCGCGGCGACGTCTTTTTTGCCGCTACCGGCGTCACCAACGGCGATCTGCTTCGCGGGGTCCGCTATTTTTCGGGCGGTGCCGATACCCACTCCATCGTCATGCGCTCGAAAAGCCGCACGGTGCGCTTCATCGAGGCAAAACACTTCTTCGACCACAAGCCGATTTACTGA
- the ruvC gene encoding crossover junction endodeoxyribonuclease RuvC, whose product MRILGIDPGSRITGYGVIEKQGNRLIHIDNGAIFTRSDADLADRLKLIHDGLCRVIADYAPEAVAVESIFVAKNALSALKLGHARGAALLVGVNHGLPVHEYSALQVKNAVVGYGKAAKQQVQQMVKVLMNLPEIAQEDASDALAVAICHAHSAGLSNRLEQALAKKR is encoded by the coding sequence ATGCGGATTCTCGGAATCGACCCCGGCAGTCGGATAACCGGCTACGGGGTAATCGAAAAACAGGGCAACCGCCTGATCCACATCGACAACGGGGCCATATTCACCCGCAGCGATGCCGATCTGGCCGACCGCCTCAAGCTGATCCACGACGGGCTCTGCCGGGTGATCGCCGACTACGCCCCGGAGGCGGTGGCGGTGGAAAGCATCTTCGTCGCCAAGAACGCCCTTTCGGCTCTCAAGCTCGGCCATGCCCGCGGCGCCGCCCTGCTGGTGGGGGTGAACCATGGGCTGCCGGTCCACGAATACTCCGCCCTGCAGGTAAAAAACGCCGTGGTCGGCTACGGCAAGGCGGCCAAGCAGCAGGTTCAACAGATGGTCAAGGTCCTGATGAACCTGCCCGAGATCGCCCAGGAGGACGCCTCCGACGCCCTCGCCGTCGCCATCTGCCACGCCCACAGCGCCGGCCTCAGCAATCGGCTCGAACAAGCACTGGCAAAAAAGCGATGA